A genome region from Petrotoga sibirica DSM 13575 includes the following:
- a CDS encoding ABC transporter permease: protein MKGGKRNSPTLLLAISFFTRSKNNFKFSLIAMIIGVWGIIVVTSIINGFDSLLIDSITNFYPHLVVKGNYTQNSSEIDKIVNFNITSVALINRSKIAFSQLMELDDLSFYEGFVNEKTSTDGLIMGNKLADNLNVDIGDTIITVRTKGLLPIFQESTITGIFESGVSSYDSTFILSQDSNPKEYTGIFLNNPKKAKKFKEKYLYDYSALTWEESNETLAKAVQVDSVLAFMITFFILLISGFSISNSVSFSVFTRKKEIAILRALGFQRTQVSTVFILETFLMSLLGFVIGVIVGILTCWFLIILKIPLPEGLFYVEYLPIKITANSFLIAFLINSFVSIFFSYIASRRASGLNIVESLKEE, encoded by the coding sequence ATGAAAGGTGGTAAAAGAAATAGTCCAACCTTACTTTTAGCTATTTCTTTTTTCACAAGGTCGAAAAACAACTTTAAATTCTCTCTCATCGCTATGATAATAGGGGTATGGGGTATAATAGTAGTTACTTCAATAATAAATGGTTTCGATAGCTTGTTAATAGATTCAATAACTAATTTTTATCCTCATCTTGTTGTTAAAGGAAATTACACTCAAAACTCTTCAGAAATAGACAAAATTGTAAATTTCAACATCACCTCTGTAGCACTTATAAATCGATCTAAAATTGCTTTTTCTCAACTTATGGAATTGGATGATCTATCATTCTATGAAGGGTTTGTAAATGAGAAAACTAGTACAGATGGACTTATAATGGGAAACAAATTAGCAGATAATCTCAATGTTGATATTGGCGATACCATAATAACTGTGAGAACAAAAGGACTATTACCGATTTTCCAAGAAAGCACCATTACGGGAATATTTGAATCTGGTGTAAGCTCATACGATTCAACTTTTATTTTGTCTCAAGATTCGAATCCAAAAGAGTACACCGGTATTTTTTTGAATAATCCAAAAAAAGCTAAAAAATTTAAAGAAAAATATCTTTACGATTACTCAGCCCTTACTTGGGAAGAATCTAACGAAACTTTGGCTAAGGCTGTCCAGGTTGACAGTGTGTTAGCCTTTATGATAACTTTTTTCATTCTTTTGATTTCTGGCTTCAGTATATCAAACTCTGTTTCTTTCTCTGTCTTTACTAGAAAGAAAGAGATAGCTATTTTAAGGGCTCTTGGTTTTCAAAGAACACAAGTATCTACCGTTTTTATATTAGAAACTTTTTTAATGTCTCTATTAGGATTTGTTATTGGAGTTATTGTTGGTATTTTAACATGCTGGTTTCTAATTATTTTAAAGATTCCTTTACCTGAAGGACTCTTTTATGTAGAATATTTACCCATTAAGATAACCGCTAACTCTTTTTTAATAGCTTTTTTAATAAACAGCTTTGTATCCATTTTTTTTAGTTATATTGCATCAAGGCGCGCATCGGGTCTCAATATCGTAGAATCTTTAAAAGAGGAATAG
- the ndk gene encoding nucleoside-diphosphate kinase yields MEKAFVMIKPNAVKRGLIGEIIKRYEQKGLKVAAMKMIKMKKSQAEELYKVHQGKEFYQPLIEFILSGPVVIMILEGPRAIEVVRSINGETDPLKAQAGSIRGEFGISVRKNIVHASDSIQSAEQEWGIFFEENEIFEYLCGFENEL; encoded by the coding sequence GTGGAAAAAGCATTTGTTATGATAAAACCTAACGCCGTTAAAAGGGGACTAATTGGTGAAATAATCAAAAGATATGAACAAAAAGGCCTAAAAGTTGCCGCTATGAAAATGATAAAGATGAAAAAATCTCAAGCTGAAGAACTCTACAAAGTACACCAAGGTAAGGAATTTTATCAACCATTGATAGAATTCATATTATCCGGACCCGTGGTTATTATGATTTTAGAAGGTCCAAGGGCAATTGAAGTTGTTAGAAGTATAAATGGTGAAACGGATCCACTAAAAGCCCAAGCAGGAAGCATACGTGGCGAATTTGGAATAAGTGTCAGAAAAAATATTGTACATGCTTCAGATTCGATCCAAAGCGCAGAACAAGAATGGGGAATTTTTTTTGAAGAAAATGAAATTTTTGAATATCTTTGTGGCTTTGAAAATGAGTTGTAA